The DNA sequence CTTCGCCGTGCAGGTCACCAGGGTGGGAGCGCGTCAGCAGTTGCTGCGGTTCGCGCAGGAGGTCCGACCGCTGATCGAAGGGATGCTGGCCGGAGCGGGTGACCCGAACGTCCGTAACGCCTGATCCACAGAGGAGGGGAGGGAGAGCAATGCGGTTCGTGCATCGCGCGGTGGCTCTGGGGGCGGTGGTTGTGTTGCTGGTCATCCTTGCCGGCACGTCCTGGACCGCCGCCCAGGAACGGTTCCCCAGCAGGGAAATCACCCTCATTGTGCCCTGGCCCGCGGGGGGCGGATCGGACATCAGTATGCGGCTGCTGGCCGATCAGGCTACCAGGGAGTTCGGGGTGCCGGTGGTCGTGGTCAACAAGCCCGGTGCCGCGGGGGCCATCGGCCACCGCGAAATCGCCACCGCCCGGCCGGACGGCTACACCGTGGGGATGTTCGGCTCGGGAGCCGTCGCCCAGCAGTACATGATTCCGAATCCGGTGAAGATCGAGGAGCTGCAGCCCATTGTCTTCTTCGGCAATGAACCCGGCGCGCTGACGGTCAGAGGCGACGCGCTCTGGAAGACCCTCAAGGAGTTCGTCGAGGCGGCCCGAGCCCGGCCCAACACCATCAAGAATTCCAACGATCCGCCGGGCGGGGCGTCGCACCTGACCGTGCTGGTCTTTGAGAAGAAGCTGGGCATCGCCCTGAACAAGATCCCCTACCAGGGCTTCGCGCCCAGCGTCGCCGCGCTGCTGGCCGGCGAGGTGCAGGCGACGACCGTGCCGGTGCCCGACGTCATCGAGGGGCATCGCGCGGGTCGCCTGCGAATTCTCGGCGTCTCGGACGGCAAACGCCACTTCCTGGCACCCGATGTGCCCACCTTCAAGGAGCAGGGCTTCGACGTGACCTACGGCTCCTGGCGCGTCGTCGCCGGACCGAAGGGGATCCCCGCCGACCGACTGGCCGTGCTTGAGGCGAAATTCCTGGCCGCCCTGCAGAACCCGGCCTTCGTGCAGCGGGCCAACAAGGCGGGGTTCGTGATCAGCCCGATGGGAATCAAGCGCACGGAGGCCTTCCTGAAGGCGGACGACGCGCTCCAATACGCCTTGCTGTTTGAGCTCGGGCTGGCGCGCAACACCAAGTAGCCGGGACGGATCGCGGGGGCGGAGAATCCGCCCCCGCGGCGGATCGATGGTTGAGCAAGCCCGCCGCGGACTGAGTGACCTGCTGGCCGGAGCGATCCTGCTCGTCGTCGGGATCGTCGGTCTGGCGGCCTTGGGCCGCAATGCGACGCTGACCAGCTTCGACTTCGGTACCGATCCGGGGCCGGCACTCCTCCCCAGGGTGCTCCTCCTCTTCCTCCTGGGAGGCGGCGCAGTGCTCATCCTCCTGGGGGTGGCGAGGCTGGGCCCGGCGCTGGCGGGCCTTCCGGAGGTGGGACACTCTCTGGCGCTGCGCGCCTACATCCGCCCGGCCGCGTTCGCCGCATCGCTTAGCGTGTACCTGGTGGCGCTGCCCCGCCTGGGGTTCATCGCCGCCACGCTGCTGTTCGGCGCGGGATGGATCGCCGTGCTGACTCCGGGCGAGGATCGTGGGCCCGCCCTCCGCTTCCTAGCCCAATCCGTTGCCGCGGCCCTGGTCATCACGGCCGCGCTGTACTACGTCTTCAAGGGGTTCGTCAAGGTGCCGCTGCCGTGAGAGGAGCCGATGCTCGATCAGCTCCGTGAGACGCTGCCGGCGATCCTCACCTCGCCGGTGGCGCTGGTGCTGTCGCTGGCGGGATCGATCCTGGGGATCATCCTGGGCGCGTTGCCGGGGATCAGCTCGACCACGTCGCTGGCCGTCCTGCTGCCGCTGACCTTCGCCCTGGGCCCGACGGAGGCAATGATGTTCCTGATGGGTGTGTTCAACGGCAGCGTCTACGGTGGATCGATCTCGGCCATCCTGCTGAAGATTCCTGGCACGCCCGGGGCCATCGTCACCCAGCTCGATGGTCATCCGATGGCGATGAAGGGACGGGCGGGCGAGGCGATCGGCTACGCCACGCTGGCCTCGATGTTTGGCGGGCTGTTCGGGCTGCTGGTGTTCATGACCGTCGCCCCGCTGCTCGCCGCGCTCGGCCTCAAGTTCCAGAGCCCCGAGTTCACGGGGCTGGCCCTGCTGGGACTGGCCAGCCTCTCCGCGGCGATCCCGGAGGCGATGCTGAAGGGGATTCTGGCGGGAGCGGCGGGGCTGCTCCTGGCCACGGTCGGGCTGGATCCGCTGACGAACGTCCTGCGCTTCGACTTCGGCAGCCGGCATCTCGCCGCCGGGGTGCCCGTGATTCCGGTCGCCATCGGCATCTTTGGCTTGGCCGAGGTGTTTCGGCATCTGGAGGGGGGCGCCCGGCGCTGGCAGGTGATCACCACGATTCGCCGGGTGATCCCGCCCTGGGCGGAGATGCGCCGGACCGTGCCGGGGGCCCTGCGTGGGGCGGTCGTCGGTGTGATCGTGGGCATCATTCCGGCGGCCGGCTCGGCGATCGGTGTGACATTCTCCTACCTGCAGGAGAAGCGGCTGTCGGCCACGCCCGAGCGCTTCGGCACGGGGATCCCGGAGGGGATCGTGCCGCCGGAGTCGTCCAACAACGCCTGCATGGGCGGCGATCTCATCCCGACGATGAGCCTGGGAGTTCCCGGCGACAGCATTACGGCGGTGCTGATGGGCGCCCTGCTCATCCAGGGGCTGCGGCCGGGGCCGCAGCTCTTCACGGAGCACCGCGACTTCGTGGCCGCCGTCTACGTGGCCCTCGGCATGGCGATCGCCCTGACCACCATCCTCGGCCTGCTCGGGGCGCGGCTCTTCGCCTGGACGCTGCGGTTGCCCCGGGCCGTCCTGCTCACGGGGATTACCGGGCTCTGCGTCGTCGGAGCCTACGCCGTCAACAACGCGCTGTTCGATGTCTGGATGATGGTGTTCTTCGGCGGCGTGGGTTACCTCATGCAGAAGGCAGGGTTCCCTGTGCTGCCCCTGATCTTCGGGCTCATCCTGGGGCCGATGTTCGAGGAGAACCTGCGCCGGACCCTGATCGTCAGCAACGGCAGCCTGCTCGTCTACCTGCAGCGGCCGCTGAGCGTGACGCTGCTGGTGCTGGCCGCAGCCACCGCGACCTATCCGCTGCTCCTGGAGTGGCGGCACCGCCGCAGAGCGGTCGCCGCCTCCGCGACCGCGCCCGGCCAGGAGCCGGCGCGCTGAGCCGGATCGGTCGGTAATGCCCGCAAAGGAGGACGGGATGGCACAGGTGCACGAGATCATCCGTCGCCAGCGAGAAGCGGTACAGCGGGAACAGTGGCGGGCCAGCATCGCCGTCTCGCCGGAGAACGTCGCCTACACCGCGGGCTTCGTGGTGCCCTCCCAGCCCGTGATCCGCCATCGCCACGCCTGCTGCATCGTCACGCCCGAGCGGGAGGCGATGCTCACCGTGGACATGGAGTTTTCCACGGCGCGCCGACTCAGCCGCATTGCGGACGTGCGCAAGTGGAAGGAGTTTGCCGAGCGGCCAATGGCGGTGCTGGCTTCGACCCTCACCGAGCTGGGCATCCGGCGCGGGCGGGTGGGCATCGAGCTGCACTACCTCCCGGCCGCCGACTACGCCGAGCTGGTGCGACTGCTCCCCGAGGTGGAGTGGGTGGGCAACGAGGCTTGGTTCGCGCACCTGCGCATGGTGAAGACTGCGGAGGAGATCGCCGCGCTGCGGGAGGTCGGCCGTCTGGCTGACGAGGTGCACGCCGCGGCCTATCGTCAGGTGGGGGCGGGGATGACGGA is a window from the Armatimonadota bacterium genome containing:
- a CDS encoding tripartite tricarboxylate transporter TctB family protein; this encodes MVEQARRGLSDLLAGAILLVVGIVGLAALGRNATLTSFDFGTDPGPALLPRVLLLFLLGGGAVLILLGVARLGPALAGLPEVGHSLALRAYIRPAAFAASLSVYLVALPRLGFIAATLLFGAGWIAVLTPGEDRGPALRFLAQSVAAALVITAALYYVFKGFVKVPLP
- a CDS encoding tripartite tricarboxylate transporter substrate binding protein; the protein is MRFVHRAVALGAVVVLLVILAGTSWTAAQERFPSREITLIVPWPAGGGSDISMRLLADQATREFGVPVVVVNKPGAAGAIGHREIATARPDGYTVGMFGSGAVAQQYMIPNPVKIEELQPIVFFGNEPGALTVRGDALWKTLKEFVEAARARPNTIKNSNDPPGGASHLTVLVFEKKLGIALNKIPYQGFAPSVAALLAGEVQATTVPVPDVIEGHRAGRLRILGVSDGKRHFLAPDVPTFKEQGFDVTYGSWRVVAGPKGIPADRLAVLEAKFLAALQNPAFVQRANKAGFVISPMGIKRTEAFLKADDALQYALLFELGLARNTK
- a CDS encoding tripartite tricarboxylate transporter permease codes for the protein MLDQLRETLPAILTSPVALVLSLAGSILGIILGALPGISSTTSLAVLLPLTFALGPTEAMMFLMGVFNGSVYGGSISAILLKIPGTPGAIVTQLDGHPMAMKGRAGEAIGYATLASMFGGLFGLLVFMTVAPLLAALGLKFQSPEFTGLALLGLASLSAAIPEAMLKGILAGAAGLLLATVGLDPLTNVLRFDFGSRHLAAGVPVIPVAIGIFGLAEVFRHLEGGARRWQVITTIRRVIPPWAEMRRTVPGALRGAVVGVIVGIIPAAGSAIGVTFSYLQEKRLSATPERFGTGIPEGIVPPESSNNACMGGDLIPTMSLGVPGDSITAVLMGALLIQGLRPGPQLFTEHRDFVAAVYVALGMAIALTTILGLLGARLFAWTLRLPRAVLLTGITGLCVVGAYAVNNALFDVWMMVFFGGVGYLMQKAGFPVLPLIFGLILGPMFEENLRRTLIVSNGSLLVYLQRPLSVTLLVLAAATATYPLLLEWRHRRRAVAASATAPGQEPAR